From Styela clava chromosome 6, kaStyClav1.hap1.2, whole genome shotgun sequence, one genomic window encodes:
- the LOC120331557 gene encoding ubiquitin-conjugating enzyme E2 Q2-like, translating to MAKSLQSVKSESEYISKLFPKSHSRLRVVNYTADEICFHFVGKSDEKFVLNCNISEISEPVQPMWYSESDNQFVTETLESLSEMTLKPRNMIQQGVEYILKELCKKFGVKIPGEVEKLTFDIDITDMDINNNTDEDSSDEELEDMDALGLDVHVVSEAERKKMEDSGIADSDLVKLEKIKSNQQKAYITGSVTGSVQASDRILKDLRAIYKSDSFKNKHYTVELIDDSLYEWNVHILQIDRDSTLYSDLKKLKDKGSDGSIVLQVTFKDNYPFDPPFVRVVKPVLHGGYVFGGGAICMELLTKQGWSSAYSVESLIMQIIATLSKGRTRINFGARPDAFSYARAVLSFQKLVQIHEQNGWSTPPKADG from the coding sequence ATGGCTAAAAGCTTGCAAAGTGTCAAAAGTGAGTCGGAATATATCAGCAAACTTTTCCCTAAATCACATTCCAGATTGAGAGTCGTCAACTACACAGCTGATGAAATATGTTTTCATTTTGTCGGCAAGAGCGATGAAAAGTTCGTTCTGAATTGTAACATTTCGGAAATATCCGAACCGGTACAGCCTATGTGGTACTCTGAGTCCGATAACCAATTTGTCACAGAAACTCTCGAATCGTTGTCAGAGATGACGCTAAAACCGAGAAATATGATCCAACAAGGAGTGGAGTATATTTTAAAAGAATTATGCAAAAAATTTGGAGTAAAAATCCCTGGGGAGgtggaaaaattaactttcgATATAGACATAACCGACAtggatattaataataatacgGACGAAGATAGTTCAGATGAAGAATTAGAAGACATGGACGCTCTCGGATTAGACGTTCACGTTGTCAGTGAAGCCGAACGAAAAAAGATGGAAGACAGCGGAATCGCTGACAGTGATTTGGTTAAGCTGGAAAAAATCAAATCGAATCAACAGAAAGCTTATATTACTGGTAGTGTGACAGGGTCAGTGCAAGCTTCCGATAGAATTCTAAAAGACTTACGCGCAATATATAAATCGGATAGCttcaaaaataaacattataCTGTCGAACTAATTGATGACAGTTTATATGAATGGAATGTCCATATTTTACAAATAGATCGTGACAGCACTTTGTACAGCGACCTAAAAAAACTTAAAGACAAGGGCAGTGATGGTTCTATAGTATTACAAGTCACTTTTAAAGATAATTATCCGTTCGATCCACCGTTTGTACGTGTAGTGAAACCTGTTTTGCATGGTGGCTACGTTTTTGGGGGAGGTGCAATTTGCATGGAGCTCTTAACCAAACAAGGGTGGAGTAGCGCTTATTCTGTCGAAtcactaattatgcaaattatCGCGACGCTCTCGAAAGGACGAACGAGAATCAATTTTGGAGCTCGACCAGATGCATTCAGTTACGCAAGAGCGGTTCTTTCATTTCAAAAACTTGTGCAAATTCATGAACAGAATGGTTGGTCAACGCCACCAAAAGCAGATGGGTAA
- the LOC120331553 gene encoding dual specificity mitogen-activated protein kinase kinase 5-like, protein MLIRISFRDGKQIDWIVESPENVTFSDFLDAIYQASDDQLIVSAFEYADEEEDIITVKNQGDLDSMIEFYRSQDEERITIRPKLCKNPGNRNKFGLKLEIAPSKRLIAQNAVSSTQQSTSNSSKLQTQSSATAAEQNYQQQYRIPESDTEGINENKKELHEMEGLSSRALSYVETLGNGNSGIVYKVIHKASRIVMAVKSIGIDLTGEEQNRIKSELEILSQCNSSPQIIDFYGAFSHENKIFLCTEFMDGGSLDRFGKIPEVVLKRIAHRVVSGLKFLWGRKIMHRDVKPSNMLVNSNGQVKLCDFGVSRQLVNSIAKTYIGTNAYMAPERVEGFDYTFYSDIWSLGLSICEMATGEYPYPELAMKIRSSGGVVPMEILQCIVNAAPPQLPTDKFSSQIVDFVNGCLQKEAKSRPSPDVLSQHSFLQISQILDHEDQVIANWVEQNKAKSK, encoded by the coding sequence ATGTTGATAAGGATTTCGTTTAGAGATGGAAAGCAAATTGATTGGATCGTTGAATCACCGGAGAATGTTACGTTCAGTGATTTTCTTGATGCGATTTATCAAGCCAGTGATGACCAATTGATTGTGTCAGCGTTTGAGTACGCTGATGAGGAGGAAGATATAATAACGGTGAAAAATCAAGGCGATCTGGACTCAATGATTGAATTTTATCGAAGCCAAGATGAAGAGAGAATAACTATTCGTCCAAAACTTTGCAAAAACCCCGGGAATCGTAACAAATTTGGTCTCAAGCTTGAAATTGCGCCGTCAAAACGACTCATCGCGCAGAATGCTGTTTCCTCGACACAACAATCAACCTCAAATTCTTCAAAATTACAGACCCAATCAAGCGCAACTGCTGCCGAACAAAACTACCAGCAACAATACAGAATTCCGGAATCAGATACTGAGggtataaatgaaaataaaaaagagcTTCATGAAATGGAGGGGCTGTCCAGTCGAGCATTATCTTACGTAGAAACATTGGGAAATGGAAACAGCGGAATTGTCTACAAAGTAATTCACAAAGCGTCGAGGATTGTGATGGCTGTTAAGTCTATTGGAATTGATTTAACAGGCGAAGAACAGAACCGAATAAAGTCAGAATTGGAAATTTTAAGCCAATGTAATAGTTCCCCGCAGATTATAGACTTTTATGGGGCTTTTTCgcacgaaaataaaatatttttatgcacTGAATTCATGGACGGAGGTTCATTGGACCGTTTTGGGAAGATACCAGAAGTTGTTCTAAAGCGTATCGCTCACCGGGTAGTATCGGGGTTAAAATTTTTATGGGGGAGAAAAATAATGCATAGAGACGTGAAGCCTTCAAATATGTTGGTGAACAGTAACGGACAAGTAAAATTATGCGATTTTGGCGTCAGCCGTCAGCTTGTGAACTCAATTGCTAAAACTTATATCGGTACGAACGCCTACATGGCTCCCGAAAGGGTCGAAGGTTTTGATTATACTTTTTACTCGGACATTTGGAGCTTAGGGTTATCCATATGTGAAATGGCAACAGGGGAATACCCCTACCCAGAATTAGCTATGAAAATTCGCAGCTCAGGAGGGGTGGTACCAATGGAAATTTTACAATGTATCGTAAACGCAGCCCCACCACAATTACCAACGGACAAATTTTCTTCTCAAATTGTCGACTTCGTTAACGGCTGTCTACAAAAAGAAGCGAAATCTCGCCCGTCTCCTGATGTTTTGTCCCAACATTCATTTCTTCAAATCAGTCAAATTCTCGACCACGAAGATCAAGTCATTGCCAATTGGGTTGAGCAGAATAAAGCAAAATCAAAGTAA
- the LOC120331552 gene encoding uncharacterized protein LOC120331552 codes for MDSDDENEIFYECTDDFLKLDSSENSKLKNENQNKQDEGQLMSDLNQKYKVKHDSVIDSNSEVLKKDSEVSNVHGVLKEDAFPRETPSVSKSGSSDSNMTENDSGKIIDSDESVISQTTSVNGPRTSNPGEDIGFENGDNTHSGAVESKKLDGEAPGDISKEQDSLGAGKRKEGGNLEKGGEGAFSSKGGDINSMEKDKKVVEGDVNSLENDEKVVQGVSGSEDDGKPAENIEKVVEGDVNSLENDEKVVQGVSGSENDRKPAENLEKVVEGDINSSKNDENVVQGACGVADSDDESSEDESSLTEEELNERKLEAKKLKDEGNEFYKNGDSNEAERLYTEAMKICPKRFEKERSVMFSNRSACLVKLEKTELAIADCSKAIELHSTYVKAILRRAQLYEKLEKYEEALKDYERLLEIDPSLHSARSACLRIPGEIEKRNEKLKAQMMSSLKDLGNMFLRPFGLSTNNFQLQQDPGTGSYNIQFNNGPEGGNNNNGPSNGPNNNNT; via the coding sequence ATGGATTCTGATGAtgaaaatgagattttttacGAATGCACTGATGATTTTTTGAAGTTGGATTCATCGGAGAACAGCAAGTTGAAGAATGAAAACCAAAATAAACAAGATGAGGGACAATTAATGTCTGATttgaatcaaaaatataaaGTGAAACATGATTCAGTTATTGATTCAAATTCTGAAGTATTGAAAAAGGATTCTGAAgtttcaaatgtacatggggtGCTCAAAGAAGACGCTTTCCCAAGAGAGACACCTAGTGTTTCAAAAAGTGGATCCAGTGACTCGAATATGACAGAAAATGATTCAGGAAAGATAATTGATTCTGATGAAAGTGTTATAAGCCAAACAACATCAGTAAATGGTCCACGAACTTCAAATCCTGGCGAAGATATTGGATTTGAAAATGGAGACAATACACATAGTGGCGCTGTTGAGTCAAAAAAATTAGATGGTGAAGCTCCTGGAGATATTTCTAAGGAACAAGATTCGCTTGGAGCTGGTAAACGAAAGGAAGGTGGAAATCTAGAAAAAGGGGGGGAGGGAGCATTTAGTAGTAAGGGAGGAGATATAAATTCTATggaaaaagataaaaaagtgGTGGAAGGAGATGTAAATTCTCTGGAAAATGATGAAAAAGTAGTGCAAGGAGTATCTGGTAGTGAAGATGATGGAAAACCTGcggaaaatattgaaaaagtgGTGGAAGGAGACGTAAATTCTTTGGAAAATGATGAAAAAGTGGTGCAAGGAGTATCTGGTAGTGAAAATGACAGAAAACCTGCGGAAAATCTTGAAAAAGTGGTGGAAGGAGACATAAATTCTtcgaaaaatgatgaaaatgtgGTGCAAGGAGCATGTGGTGTTGCGGACTCGGACGATGAAAGTTCTGAAGACGAGTCATCACTAACTGAAGAAGAATTGAATGAAAGGAAATTGGAAGCGAAGAAGCTGAAAGATGAAGGAAATGAATTTTACAAGAATGGGGATTCTAACGAAGCAGAAAGACTTTACACGGAAGCAATGAAAATTTGTCCTAAACGTTTCGAAAAAGAACGCTCTGTAATGTTTTCGAATCGTTCCGCTTGCCTGGTTAAATTAGAAAAAACTGAACTTGCTATAGCCGATTGTTCAAAAGCTATCGAACTTCATTCTACTTATGTTAAAGCGATTTTAAGACGAGCGCAACTTTacgaaaaacttgaaaaatatgaaGAAGCATTAAAAGATTACGAAAGACTTTTAGAGATTGACCCTTCGTTGCATTCCGCTCGTTCAGCTTGCTTACGAATTCCTGGCGAGATAGAAAAACGAAACGAAAAACTAAAAGCACAAATGATGTCTAGTTTAAAAGATTTAGGAAACATGTTTTTACGTCCGTTTGGACTTTCGacaaataattttcaactaCAGCAAGACCCAGGTACAGGCTCctataatattcaatttaataatGGTCCTGAGGGaggaaataataataatggaCCGTCTAATgggcctaataataataatacatga